A genome region from Alphaproteobacteria bacterium includes the following:
- a CDS encoding acyl-CoA carboxylase subunit beta, with amino-acid sequence MYHNIIKELEERRNLARLGGGQSRIETRHQRGKLTARERLEILLDPDSFEEWGMFVEHRCYDFGMNDQKIPGDGVVTGHGTIGGRLVFVFSQDFTVFGGSLSETHAEKICRIMDQALKVGAPVIGLNDSGGARIQEGVASLAGYAEVFQRNILASGVVPQISMIMGPCAGGAVYSPAMTDFIFMVKDSSYMFVTGPDVVKTVTHEIVTHEELGGAITHNTKSGVADLAFDNELEALLRLRRFYSYLPLSNKEKAPHYQTQDPIDRIEMSLDTLIPDNPNKPYDMKELIEKIVDEKDFFEIQPSYAGNIIIGFARIGGNTIGIVANQPSVLAGCLDIDSSRKAARFVRFCDCFNIPIITFVDVPGFLPGVAQEHDGIIKHGAKLLFAYGEATVPKITVITRKAYGGAYDVMSSKHLRGDINYAWPTAEIAVMGPKGATEIIFRNEINDQDKIAKRTEDYRNKFANPFYAASRGFIDDVIMPHGTRKRLAHALSILANKRLDNPWKKHDNIPL; translated from the coding sequence ATGTATCATAATATTATCAAAGAATTGGAAGAAAGACGTAATCTTGCAAGATTGGGTGGCGGACAATCTCGTATTGAGACTAGACATCAACGTGGAAAATTAACAGCTCGAGAAAGGCTTGAAATTTTACTTGATCCGGATTCTTTTGAAGAATGGGGAATGTTTGTCGAACACCGATGTTATGATTTTGGTATGAATGATCAAAAGATACCTGGTGATGGGGTGGTTACAGGACACGGTACAATTGGTGGGCGTTTGGTTTTTGTATTTAGTCAAGATTTTACAGTATTTGGTGGCTCATTAAGCGAAACGCATGCTGAAAAAATATGTCGTATTATGGATCAAGCTTTAAAAGTTGGGGCACCTGTCATTGGACTTAATGATTCAGGTGGGGCCCGTATTCAAGAGGGTGTTGCCTCGCTCGCAGGATATGCAGAAGTTTTTCAGCGCAACATATTAGCATCTGGTGTGGTCCCACAAATTTCTATGATTATGGGACCTTGCGCAGGGGGTGCTGTTTATTCGCCAGCTATGACAGATTTTATTTTTATGGTTAAAGATTCATCTTATATGTTTGTGACAGGACCTGATGTTGTTAAAACTGTTACCCATGAAATTGTAACCCATGAAGAATTAGGTGGGGCTATAACACATAATACAAAATCAGGCGTTGCCGATTTAGCTTTTGATAATGAATTGGAAGCTCTATTACGATTAAGACGTTTTTATAGTTATCTGCCTCTTTCAAATAAAGAAAAGGCACCACATTATCAAACTCAAGATCCTATAGATCGTATAGAAATGTCTTTGGATACGTTGATACCTGATAATCCCAATAAGCCTTATGATATGAAAGAATTAATTGAAAAAATCGTTGATGAGAAAGATTTTTTTGAAATTCAACCTTCATATGCTGGTAATATTATTATTGGATTTGCAAGAATAGGGGGGAATACTATTGGTATTGTTGCAAATCAACCTTCTGTTCTTGCAGGATGTTTGGATATCGATTCATCACGTAAAGCTGCTAGATTTGTTAGATTTTGTGATTGTTTTAATATACCAATCATAACTTTTGTTGATGTGCCAGGTTTTTTACCTGGTGTCGCCCAAGAACATGATGGCATTATTAAACATGGGGCTAAATTACTTTTTGCTTATGGCGAAGCAACTGTACCAAAAATTACGGTTATTACACGCAAAGCTTATGGTGGTGCCTATGATGTTATGAGTTCAAAACATCTTCGGGGTGATATTAACTATGCCTGGCCAACAGCAGAAATTGCTGTTATGGGACCAAAAGGAGCAACAGAAATTATTTTTCGCAATGAAATAAATGACCAAGATAAAATAGCAAAACGAACAGAAGATTATCGTAACAAATTTGCAAATCCTTTTTATGCAGCAAGCAGAGGTTTTATTGACGATGTTATTATGCCCCATGGGACAAGAAAACGTCTTGCACACGCTTTGTCAATTCTTGCAAATAAAAGATTAGATAATCCTTGGAAAAAACACGATAATATTCCTTTATAA
- the gltX gene encoding glutamate--tRNA ligase yields MLVVTRFAPSPTGYLHIGGARTALFNWLFAKHHGGQFLLRIEDTDRARSTDQAITAIIEGLKWFGLTWDGDVIYQSQRFQRHYEIAMHLLKQGHAYYCYCTPDELQQMREEALRQGLPFRYNGMWRDRDPSDAPKNVNPVIRLKAQQTGQTILHDQVQGDVTQNNNQLDDMVLVRGDGTPTYMLSVVVDDHDMNITHVIRGDDHLTNSFRQIQIYQAMGWTLPTFAHIPLIHGSDGHKLSKRHGALGIEAYRDMGYLPIALRNYLLRLGWAHGNDEIISMNQAIQWFDLSSCGKSPSRFDFIKLQNLNAHYLKEMTNQDLYTIAVEFVVKRIGRQLTDQEKSFFLKGLEGLKSRAKTIVELVDNSLFYFDGMFPTLDQKALALVTSDTKKWLLDLKEKLSLLQNWNTQSIENEIRVYITENNLKLGDIAQPMRVALTGKTVSPGVFEICDVLGQKETLKRLSLFNLIEI; encoded by the coding sequence ATTTTGGTTGTAACACGTTTTGCTCCTTCTCCAACAGGATATTTGCATATTGGTGGTGCCAGAACAGCTTTATTCAATTGGCTTTTCGCAAAACATCATGGAGGTCAATTTCTTTTAAGGATTGAAGATACAGATCGTGCAAGATCAACAGATCAAGCAATTACAGCCATTATTGAAGGATTAAAATGGTTTGGGCTTACTTGGGATGGTGATGTTATTTATCAATCCCAACGATTTCAAAGACATTATGAAATTGCAATGCACCTTTTGAAGCAAGGACATGCCTATTATTGTTATTGTACACCTGATGAACTTCAACAAATGCGGGAGGAAGCTTTACGTCAAGGATTACCTTTCCGTTATAATGGTATGTGGCGCGACCGTGATCCTTCAGATGCTCCAAAAAATGTTAACCCTGTTATAAGATTGAAAGCGCAGCAAACTGGACAAACAATTTTGCATGACCAAGTACAAGGTGATGTAACACAAAATAACAATCAATTAGATGATATGGTTCTAGTCAGGGGTGATGGTACCCCAACATATATGTTATCGGTTGTTGTTGATGATCATGATATGAATATTACACATGTTATTAGAGGTGATGATCATTTAACAAATAGTTTTAGACAAATTCAAATATATCAAGCTATGGGTTGGACTTTACCAACTTTCGCTCACATTCCTCTTATTCATGGTTCTGATGGTCATAAATTGTCCAAGCGTCATGGTGCCCTTGGTATTGAAGCTTATAGAGATATGGGATATTTACCTATAGCATTAAGAAATTATTTATTAAGGCTAGGTTGGGCACATGGAAATGATGAAATTATTAGCATGAATCAAGCTATTCAATGGTTTGATTTATCTAGTTGTGGGAAATCGCCATCCAGATTTGATTTTATAAAATTACAAAATCTTAATGCACATTATTTAAAAGAAATGACTAATCAAGATTTATATACTATTGCTGTTGAATTTGTTGTTAAAAGGATTGGACGACAACTAACAGATCAAGAAAAAAGTTTTTTTCTAAAAGGATTAGAAGGATTAAAATCTCGTGCTAAAACAATTGTTGAGCTTGTTGATAATTCCTTATTTTATTTTGATGGAATGTTTCCTACATTGGATCAAAAAGCACTAGCTTTAGTAACTTCAGATACAAAAAAATGGTTATTAGATTTAAAAGAAAAATTATCTCTTTTACAAAATTGGAATACACAATCTATAGAAAATGAAATACGAGTATATATAACAGAGAATAATTTGAAATTGGGTGATATTGCCCAGCCTATGCGTGTTGCCTTAACAGGCAAAACTGTTTCACCAGGTGTTTTTGAAATATGTGATGTTTTGGGCCAAAAAGAAACTTTAAAAAGACTTTCTTTATTTAATTTAATTGAGATTTAA